The Musa acuminata AAA Group cultivar baxijiao chromosome BXJ2-2, Cavendish_Baxijiao_AAA, whole genome shotgun sequence genome contains the following window.
TATGCAAATGAGATTCATGTCGCTCTCTGCAAGTCCATATGAAGAAACTTGCCTTCAATAGTTCATGTGGTAGGGTTGTACAATAAAACTCTAGTTTCATCCTTTCAGTTTATGTCATCTCCTATAACTTCCATTTCACAAAGAGCAAAAATTCAAGTGTGAACTTCAAACAAGGCCAACAAAGAAAAGTTCAGACTTTCTTATGTGGATGAAAGGAGAGTGAAGCTTCATTATATATGTGAAAGAAAAGAAACTTACTACAAAACAAACCAATATTACCTGAATTCTATTAATAAGTTCTTGTGGATGCTCAATTCGCAAGCCAACCTGACAAGAAGTGATTTATAATAACATAAAACAAGTTATTGGGAGTAGTAAATAATGCATGATGAGAAAAGAAAATAGACAGTCATAGATACAGTCCAAGAATGAGTCAAATACAACTACAATATACCATCAAACAAAAAAATACCCTCATAAAAGAACAAACTCCAATGATGGAAATAATTTTTTAGTGAAAACGCAACCTGAATGTCATTATTGCATAGGCATTTCATTGTTTGATGCAATCACATCCATCAATAAGGTGTTTGCAGTTTGAAGCACCATTGATCTTGTATATGTCATTCAATGTGGAAAAGTAACACTGTACAAATGTGATATAAAACTAAAATTATATCTAACGAGTACAAGCCAAAGCAAACAGTTTTTTGTCAATGAAAAGCAAGGGAAGTTGCTTCTAGGCTACAAAACCAAGAAAATGAAGAAATATTCCAGTTGAACTAGCAGGCATCAATGATAGATAATCCAGATGTGGAAGAGATAGGTAACAGGGTGGAGATTTTGGAAATAAACAGATTACCTACTCAAGAATGATTAATTCTACAAATTCCCCAAACTGCAAGCAAACTGCAAGAACTAAACATATACAACAAGTTTTATAAGGTGAACCAAAAAAAATTACCAAGTCAACAAGATGAGAAAAATGAATTAACTAGTGATTCAATTGGTACAAATAACATGAGGAAATAAACTTTTCATGGAAAAAATTGTAAATTAATCAACATATATCCATGCATACAACAAAAGCTAACATTCTGTGACATTCTTCAAATAAGTATATTGCAATTTTGATTGGCAGATAAGCAGATCAGTCTAAAAAAcagaattaaaaataatataacaaaCTTACAGCAAAATCTTTGGGGACCAACTCTACATCATGCTGAAGCAGCATCTGGTATACATCGCGTGCTGAGTGACCCACTGCCAGAACAACTCCATCACACAATAATTCTTGATTGTCAAAATCAGGACTATGTGATGCATCAGAAACTTGGACTCCCACCACTTGCCTGTTTTCCACGATAAGATCATTCAATCTAGTGCTGAACTTTATATCAACCTGCTTACAAAAATAATGTCACTGAAAGATACCAGGCCTCGTCAAACTGAGAATTATAGACAACTGGGTAATCAAGCCGCAAGTGATGTCACATACACCCAACCCTTTGAGATGCTGGCGAAAGTTGCGTAACAATGGAACTAATCTATCAGTTCCCAAATGAGGCTTCCCATCGACCAAGATATTTGCAGGGGCTCCAAACTGAACTAAAGTCTTCATTACCTGAAAGAATAAAGAAATGTAAGCCAAAGGCTTTAAGTTGTATGGTTGATAAACTAACAGTACAACAATGACTATCCAAGGCAGGAGCTGAGCTTGTAAATGTGACACCCTAATAAATTGGTCTTAAGCATTTGTCAGCTATGTAGTTCTAGGTTTTCCAAGTTATTGGGTGAATAGGTATATCAGGCTGGGATCTGACAGTAAGAATGACTTGCTCATTTCCAGCAATTAATGAGCTTAAAATATAGTAAGAAGTCAGTTGATGAATATATCAGAATCCAGATATCCTggtacataaacatatatattgtAATAACTAGGAGTGACAAGTGGTGGCTGTTCACACCTAAGAAACACatttaaaagaaagaaagaaagatattcTTTTATAACGACAAAAGCGCTAGTCTATATAGCTGAAGGATAGAGACTTACATGAAAAGAAAAGTATGGAAATTGTCTTTCTTAAaaacataaacaaatgaaaaaaaggACCAGAACAAGATTCCGATTCTCACAGCTTGGACACCATTGCTATTCTTTCCGATTCTTGTAACAAGCTTCCCATCACTCCATGTACCTGCACCACCCTGCTGTGGCCTAAGTACTTTGTCATTTGTTTGACCAAAATCTTGAACTAGCTTTACCAGTAGGTTTAGATGCTGTAAGAATAAGCATGCGTCCACCAAGGAAATATGAAGAAAAAAGTTCAAGAATTGTTCACCATCTATGCAAATTTAACTTAAGAACACACAACAGTTAGTGTCTTGAAAAAATTGAGCAGATCAAGAAAAATATCAAGGAAATCTTAGCGCCTCTCAGTAGgaaaataaaagaaccttaaaaaCTCAAATATGCTATCCaattttttataaaagataaaacTAAATTACATCACATTAGTTTAATTGATAATGTTATTTAGTATTTGAAAAGAGAAAAAGTTGAAAATCATTCATGATTCCTAATTCTTTTGGCATGCATATCCCATGGTATAAGAAAAGTTAGTGTTTCAAgcaaggtctgcaatttcgtaccATGCCAGAGTTtcaacgttcgctcggtacggtacgaaactgtataccgagcggtataccgttcggtataccgctcggtatatattatacacacacacacacacacacacacacacacacacatatatatatatatatatatatatatatatatatatatatatatatatatatatatatatatatataatccgaaaaaggcgacgtcgtgtcgcctcgacgacgtcacctttttctaaaatatttatatataaatataaatataaatatatttttttttttcgttccgcccgatagcgggcgatccgcgtaccggtatgctatCGGACCAATACGTACTGCCCGTATCGGGcgatatcattcggtattgcctaccttggttTCAAGCATATAACATCTAATCGGTTATCAAGTTTAATCATTTTGCAACATACATTAATAAGCTTCAAACAATTTGTGAAGATATTCTTTGGTGACTTAAGATGCTGACATGTGTATGATTTGACCAGACTCAGTCTTGGTACCACTTTCTTCCTTTACCTATGGTTCTCTGCTTTGCTTCTCCAGCCATAAATTTCCATCATAATTACTGTTGTGAATTGATTAAATCTAGTAAGTATGCATTAAGTCCCAATGAAACATCCTTGATGCTCCCATTTAAGTCTGTTTTGTCTCCAGGGTATTCCAACAGTTATCTAGACCTGATTTCCAGTAGTTTCAACCCCAAATTGGACTTTTCATCTTAAATTGATCACCCTAGAGTTTATGGACCCCTTAAACACACTTTTGTTATAATTTTCTACTTTAGAGATTCCAAAATTAGACCATTCCTGAAATTCAAGCACATCCATGCCTTGACCGTAGGCTGATGCAATAATTTATGGAGAAAGAACATAACCTTCATTTTTGTACAAAATTCAATGGTATCTGAGTCTACTCCCTGTCCAGCTAATTTCTTCAACTTTAACTTGTACAAAACATGTTCATCATGATACACCTTTCACTAACTTAGCCAGCCtccaaaattttaataaaaatatagaatACAGAAGTGCCCATATAAAAGAAAATCCAACCTTTTAAAACCAACTCTTGAGTGATTCATATTAGACTTAAATAAGACAAGTTCCTATATTCATATTAGAAAACCTAGCAGTTGTGCTTGACATATCTgtttaaataaaatcatgaataGGGACAGATTGCAACATTAGTCATCATTTTTCTTCAACAATTGATTGAAAAGCTAAACTTCAATATGAAACTCAATAAATAAATTAAAGTGTGAGCTACGACAAGCAGTGCAAGATACATCACTGATCAACTAACCTGCATTAAAGAGAAAGAATAAAATTGAATGTGCACTTACATGTCGGACAATTTCCTATCTAGTTTTTTGCATGATGCATCATTCAATACGTTGTATATCATCACATCTAATATCTCATAAAAGTTGGCTTGTGAACTAGTTAAGATGCCCCCAGCTCTCTCTACTGACAAAACCTTAGTTAACAAGTGATTGTCTACTCAACTTTATGTTAAGTTGCTTAATCATCCATTATCCTGGTCCTGTCTCATTgagtaaatttatattttaatgatgtttcATGATATTCTATGGCACCTATTACCTAGTCTACATTGTGGTCTGACTACGTGCACCTATTATCTTGACAGTCCTCAGGGGTGACAATTCATAGAAGCAGGTCTTATCAGATGATTAAAGCTACCATCTTTTATAACATGATGACAAACCTCTGGTCCTCCATTCCATGCAACTACTACTCTGTGCAACAAGTTTCATCAGTGCTGAGAGACATCGAAGCTCACCGCCAGAGATAGCCAAGTCCCATGTAGCCATCAAGTGGCACGAACACATCACAGTTTTACCAGTAAGTGTAAGGTCTTCAATGTCCAAGATAAGCAGACAAGAAGCAATTAACTAGGGAATACCTCTCCAAAACAAAAGTTACTTTCTGATTGTAGAACCCTCCTCACAACCAAAGCGCCAATATCACGCCCTCTTTTCTCAACTGGTTGACCCCTTTCTATCAAAGTCACTTCAGCACCAAGCTCCCCAAGAACAAGAGAAGCAAATAAGCCCGATGGTCCACTGCCAATAACTGCAATTTTTGGTCTCTTAGGCAGAACCTTGTTCAAGCTTTTGTTCTGAGTTTCAAACATATCTTCTTGGACAACTTCATCCTGGACTTGTCTTGAATCATGCAAAATGCTGACCAAATCACTAGGCTGTTTTGCTGTTGACATATATTCTACAACCCCAAGTTTAGGTTCTAATCTAGCAACAAAGTCCCATGTACGAGGCTCCAGATTCAAAAGTTTCTTAATGTCCATGTCCACTGTGTACACAAACTCAGCTTCCTTCAGCACCTGCAGAAACATTTGAGAACAGTGACCTACTCAAGAAAACAATTAGCACCAAATAACATAAAAGAAGATAAAGTACCTGATGTTCTACTAAACTGCTAGTAATTTTAGTTTGAATTCAGTAGCAGAAAGAAACATTAAGAAAACAGGTGTCTCCTTAAGATAGACAGTTAGCACAGAACAACACACAACATAAAAGAAGATAAGTATCATATGTCTTACTAGCTATCTAATGAATTTAGTCGGATCTCACAGGATGCCAAGAGTTGCATTCCTTGGTAATATACTTAAACTGAATACATGTTTCAATATTGACAACAAAAATCCACTTGGAAGAAAAGTTCTTATTATTGATTTTTTCATAGCATTTAAAAAAGTCATCCATTCGAAATGCGGTCATGTTAAATAGTTCACCCCTTCGATCACTAATCTAACTTTGAGTATCTAAGACTGCATAACTAAAAACAATATATGTGAGCTGTGATGTTAGATCCACATTTTACCTAGGTGTGTTACTTGAAAAACATGCTAAGAAAATGTGCTTACTTGCATTCGTCAGCCTAATGATAGATCAAGAACTTGTTTCAGATTCCCTGTCTCAGATTCTGAAAGCTCCCTTTATAAATAATTAATGGAACATCCACAATAGGTTAGATATGTATTGGAGAAAATCTAAATAAATCAGGAATACTTAAGAATTTGTTCATCCAACTATCAGATAAGGATAATGAAATTTGGAAAACTGCCAAAGTACTAGATCAGATCTCATGAGGAAACTGGAATTATATTCACATGTTAAAGTTCCACGATGATAAGTTAAAGAAAGCATTTCGGCTAGCAAGAAATGACAGTTGCCAAGATGACTATTATGCACAGAAGCTTAGGCAATACAAATACTTATCCAGTCTCAACAAACCATAAGACTTATGCTAAGGGCCTTCCAATGTCAGAATACTGGCAAGGAGAAAATTCAATTTTcttcaaaaatatatatcaaggGACTATGCAACTAAAAGTTCTTCTGTACAGTCATTAATGAATGCtaaaaatccattaaaataaggaTTATAATTTCTGCATTGTCGCCATATAGGAACAAAAATGGTCGTAaagcatgtacatatatgtacaataTACAACTCTGCAAACAAACATTGAGATTGCTCGCATACAAACTAGGTAGACAAAAGCTTGAATAACATTTGCTTCTGTGATAGGATTTTCTAATTACTCCCATTGTGAAGAATGCTAAGATAGATTGCATATACCATTAAACAAGCCTAGACTTGAAACATTCCCCAAGTCATTGATAGCTCTCATACATAACATGCAACACCGATTAAAGAAGGGTTTAAAAGAAGGATTTTAACACCCAAAAATGTCATGAAACACATTTTTACTTTTGAATCTAACCTTTCTTGCATCAAAGGATTTCCTGACAACAGAAAAGGCTTCTTGAGGTAACATTGCAGCAACCTGCAACCAGAGATGTCAGTTCACCATTTCAACAACTCAATTAAGTAAACAAGACTAAGAAATTTTAAACCACATATGAAGAAAATAGAAGAAACTAGTACTAAGAGACACAAATATAAATGATTCTTAAGGAAGAAAATGAGAGAAACAGACAAGTATATTAACGGAGTAACCACTTTGAGCTGGATATTGATAAAACAATGTAAAGAACAACAGTGGATGAACTTGGATGGcaagaaagaaacaaaaggaaggaGAAGTGAGAGACATATTGGGCAAACAATTAGGATAGCAAGATAGACATAATAGGTTTGCCGAGGAAAAGCAATATATTTTCACATTAAATATTAATAAGTAGGAAGTTCCTACATCACTTTTTTCTTGGCCTACAACTTCTACTTCAAACATTTTGTTATTGGACTTTTCTAAATATCATCCTCAGCTCTTTCACATCCTGGGTTTCTAATCTTTTTTCAAGTTGACCATATCGCCAATTAAAGAGAGGACAACTAAGCTTGCCAATTCTTGCTTTAGTTTTTGTTTCTTGAATGGATCTCCTTGCTTTTATACTAAGCTTGATGATATATTGCCATTTGAAGCCAAAACTAAACACTTTGGGGCATCCCATAAGACAAATTAAAACAACAGAACAAAGGAGAAACAACATAGAAAGAAACAACATAACAAAGGtaaacaaagaagaaaagagagaacgaCAAGGGATAAGAGAATCAAAGAGAAAGACACAAATAACTTGATACTGAAATAACTAGCTTAGTAATTAAGATGGAGTATCTTCCTAATCCATTGGACTCAAACAGCTAAAAGTTGGTTACCCCTTTCACTTTTGGTACATCTTCTACTtgagcaaaagaaaagaaaagaaaacaatctaCACTTAGATTAAGTCGTTCAGTTAAGCGTCTCCTAAACCGCACCACATAACTTGCAAGCAAAATCAACAAGCCGGTTTCTTAATCAAAGCCCCTCAACCCTACACACCATCATTTCTCCGTCGTAGGAAGAATCAAGCTTAGGAATCTCACAAGGATAGAGACCGATGGGCAATGAATTACCGGGAACTTGAGGACTTTGGCAATGGCCTCAAGAAGCGGGAGGGAGACGCCGGTGAAGTCCTTCCCGGGGTCCTTGTGCGCGGGCACGCCGAGCATAGAGAGCCTACAGAAGCCGTCCTCCCGGTTCTTGACGCCGGATTCGCGGAGGGTTCGGGTGATCCTCTGTAGCTTCTTTTTCTCCGAGGGGTATCGCTGCTTCCCTGCCCGCTTCGCGCATTGCACCTCTAGGCTTCTCGGAGAACGGGACGAGAGATCGAGAGGGAGAAGCCTGCGGTAGGGCCTAAGGTTAGGGTTTTGGAGGGGAAAGAACAGAGGGAGGGACGGAATCTTGGCGACAGCCATGGAAACAAGAAGTGGTCGTGTTGATGGAACCTTATCCCACTTCTAGGATGAAAGGGATTCATATACAGGCACGCACATATACCTACAAAATTAGTAATTAACCTATTTATCCCTATGAAAATTAGGTTTAAAgtgaatatatttaaattttatttaaaacatcctttaataatattataagctAAATATTTATGGCGATGAGAATATTATGAGATGAGGGCTTTAGATTTTTATATTTTGTGACATAAAGTTGATGGTAATATCGGCTAAGCTAATtcatatttttgaaaatttaagatGAATAAGAATATTGGAATCCTCAAGATAAGTTATAAGGCTAATTGGTTGATCCATTATTTTATTTGAACATTTAATTCAACTCATAGCCCAAACTTACATTAACGAAATGTTTTGGAGACTCATATTTAGATGacataaaattaaaaagaaaaaaatttggctCACGATTCGAGAAAATTATTAAGGAAAGTTTGATACGAATATTTATTCCGAATGACCGAATCATCCTTGAAATTGTCCACATGGAGTCACTTCTACGTTTCTCTATGTTATATAATCCTCTTGAGATATCATATCACCCGTGAAACTCTTGAGTCACCCTTGAAATTTTCTCGCATTTAGATaacacaaaattaaaaaaaaaagattttggagACTCATATTtagatgatataaaataaaaaataaaaaaaagtgactTATAGAGATATTGAGAAAAGTTTGACACGAATATTCATTCGAAATGATCGAATCAACTTTGAAATTATCCACATGGAGtcacctctctctgtttctcgtctTGAGATACCATATCACCCATGAAATCCTTCCAAGGTGATTCAGCCCAACTATGTTGCAAGTGTACTAAAATGTTTAACCGGGACAAAATTTAAGTGCAGAAATACAATATGGCAAGGAGGATGGATTAAGTGAATTTTGTATTCCACATCTTATTAATCCACAGTAAACCAAGCAACTACTTAAATTAGAAATTAACTAAAAATTGTAATCCCAATTAAATATTCTGCTAATAAATATTTCTTATACTATTATGCAATTATTATTTTACCAAGATAATATCTACAAACAATTAATTAGAGCCTCAAGATCTACCACCATCCATTGAAAGAGACTCAAGAGTGGCATTTCATTTATTAGAAACTCCAAACCTTCATATCTGAAATGTTCTCAATTCTAATATAGCCTAATAATGTTCTGAATTCTCAGTTATAGTTTGATATCATAAATAAAGCTACTGGGTAAATCTAATCATACCTTCAAAAGAAAACTACAATCAACAAATCCCAAGCTTGGAATAAGTAATGAAGAGCATTAAGTGCCTGAATGATGTGACTTACAATGTACACCTCTGAAATGGATTCTGGCTAGCAGTATACCTCAGAGCTGCGGCATATTTTCATGCAAAGCTCACAATCAACGACTTGTACAAGCACCATACACTTGGGGAAAACATGCCACAGCTTATTTGAACTCCAAACACTGCATCTGCTTAAGCATTTACATAATGACCCACCGAAAAAAGTCTCACAGGTAATGATCAAACTGAAAGTGCATAGAAGACACTGAACTTTTGTTCAGGATAACAGAAGCTAGGCATGAAAAGCACTCGCCTATATGAAATAACCGTCGTTAGTCATCACCTTATCATAAGGGAAATGTCTTGTAGACCATGGCGACACAAAAACACAGTTATCAGCAATTACTTAACCAATGAACATCTCATTAATAAATCAAAAACTGGTTCTTATATGATCACATTCAGGAAGACTGCAAACAACTTCCGAGGATTAGTTGCATAAACCAGTAATTACCCAACCAAAGGATTTCTTGGACATCAAGAGGAAACAATTTTGTGCCAATTTCCCTATTGAGACGGTTCTATCTTCAATGACCATGTCATTTTACTAATGGCTACAGGATTCCACCTTATACAAAAGCATGTTAAAAAGACTAGGAATATAAAGATTCCGTGCTTACTTTCTCTAGTATGTGCCAAATACAGAATTAGTCAGCGAATAAAGTTCATGGGATCCATTTAACTGTGCTTGCAGCCATAACAATCTAGATTGCAACATATTATGGGCGAAAAAGATATCAACCATAGTTTACAGATCTGACTTCAGACAACTATATAAAGATGAGAAACTCGTTCGGTGAGACGCTCTGTCATTCAATCCTCTGAAGCCCTC
Protein-coding sequences here:
- the LOC135605282 gene encoding uncharacterized protein LOC135605282 isoform X2 encodes the protein MAVAKIPSLPLFFPLQNPNLRPYRRLLPLDLSSRSPRSLEVQCAKRAGKQRYPSEKKKLQRITRTLRESGVKNREDGFCRLSMLGVPAHKDPGKDFTGVSLPLLEAIAKVLKFPVAAMLPQEAFSVVRKSFDARKVLKEAEFVYTVDMDIKKLLNLEPRTWDFVARLEPKLGVVEYMSTAKQPSDLVSILHDSRQVQDEVVQEDMFETQNKSLNKVLPKRPKIAVIGSGPSGLFASLVLGELGAEVTLIERGQPVEKRGRDIGALVVRRVLQSESNFCFGEGGAGTWSDGKLVTRIGKNSNGVQAVMKTLVQFGAPANILVDGKPHLGTDRLVPLLRNFRQHLKGLGVDIKFSTRLNDLIVENRQVVGVQVSDASHSPDFDNQELLCDGVVLAVGHSARDVYQMLLQHDVELVPKDFAVGLRIEHPQELINRIQYSALATEVCNGRGRVPVADYKVVKYVNGDHDGTTGIGDSFRSCYSFCMCPGGQVVLTSTNPLELCINGMSFSKRASRWANSALVVTVSSNDFDSFRAHGPLAGLEFQREFERRAAVMGGGNFVVPAQTVPDFLDNKLSETPLPPSSYRLGVHASKLHELFPSRITEALQQSIVMFDKELPGFISKDALLHGVETRTSSPVQVSRHADTYESTSLGRLYPIGEGAGYAGGIVSAAVDGMYCGFAVAKTLGLYRGDIESVLGRAQQNTGFVKY
- the LOC135605282 gene encoding uncharacterized protein LOC135605282 isoform X1, encoding MAVAKIPSLPLFFPLQNPNLRPYRRLLPLDLSSRSPRSLEVQCAKRAGKQRYPSEKKKLQRITRTLRESGVKNREDGFCRLSMLGVPAHKDPGKDFTGVSLPLLEAIAKVLKFPVAAMLPQEAFSVVRKSFDARKVLKEAEFVYTVDMDIKKLLNLEPRTWDFVARLEPKLGVVEYMSTAKQPSDLVSILHDSRQVQDEVVQEDMFETQNKSLNKVLPKRPKIAVIGSGPSGLFASLVLGELGAEVTLIERGQPVEKRGRDIGALVVRRVLQSESNFCFGEGGAGTWSDGKLVTRIGKNSNGVQAVMKTLVQFGAPANILVDGKPHLGTDRLVPLLRNFRQHLKGLGVDIKFSTRLNDLIVENRQVVGVQVSDASHSPDFDNQELLCDGVVLAVGHSARDVYQMLLQHDVELVPKDFAVGLRIEHPQELINRIQYSALATEVCNGRGRVPVADYKVVKYVNGDHDGTTGIGDSFRSCYSFCMCPGGQVVLTSTNPLELCINGMSFSKRASRWANSALVVTVSSNDFDSFRAHGPLAGLEFQREFERRAAVMGGGNFVVPAQTVPDFLDNKLSETPLPPSSYRLGVHASKLHELFPSRITEALQQSIVMFDKELPGFISKDALLHGVETRTSSPVQVSRHADTYESTSLGRLYPIGEGAGYAGGIVSAAVDGMYCGFAVAKTLGLYRGDIESVLGRAQQNTGSESLTLGDRVLEALPLGLLDINDEFILTGTKLVEPSRLILTLARM
- the LOC135605282 gene encoding uncharacterized protein LOC135605282 isoform X3, giving the protein MLPQEAFSVVRKSFDARKVLKEAEFVYTVDMDIKKLLNLEPRTWDFVARLEPKLGVVEYMSTAKQPSDLVSILHDSRQVQDEVVQEDMFETQNKSLNKVLPKRPKIAVIGSGPSGLFASLVLGELGAEVTLIERGQPVEKRGRDIGALVVRRVLQSESNFCFGEGGAGTWSDGKLVTRIGKNSNGVQAVMKTLVQFGAPANILVDGKPHLGTDRLVPLLRNFRQHLKGLGVDIKFSTRLNDLIVENRQVVGVQVSDASHSPDFDNQELLCDGVVLAVGHSARDVYQMLLQHDVELVPKDFAVGLRIEHPQELINRIQYSALATEVCNGRGRVPVADYKVVKYVNGDHDGTTGIGDSFRSCYSFCMCPGGQVVLTSTNPLELCINGMSFSKRASRWANSALVVTVSSNDFDSFRAHGPLAGLEFQREFERRAAVMGGGNFVVPAQTVPDFLDNKLSETPLPPSSYRLGVHASKLHELFPSRITEALQQSIVMFDKELPGFISKDALLHGVETRTSSPVQVSRHADTYESTSLGRLYPIGEGAGYAGGIVSAAVDGMYCGFAVAKTLGLYRGDIESVLGRAQQNTGSESLTLGDRVLEALPLGLLDINDEFILTGTKLVEPSRLILTLARM